From a single Tursiops truncatus isolate mTurTru1 chromosome 20, mTurTru1.mat.Y, whole genome shotgun sequence genomic region:
- the MYBBP1A gene encoding myb-binding protein 1A, with the protein MAETESTDVAEPPAPGEAPKSGARPVDRHGLLKHSREFLDFFWDIAKPQQEMRLEATEKLLEYLRARPEGSSELKYSLKRLITGLGVGRETARPCYSLALAQLLQAFEDIPLCSILQQIQEKYDLQKVKKGMVRPALFGNLFGVLALFQSGRLVKDSEALMQSVKLLQILGQHYSHLQEQPQKALVDILSQVPEAMLQEVLPKVLKPDLNSVLGSPEHLELFLLAQQKVPKKLEKLMGPVNLFSDESIPRLVTVLKMAATSVKKERKLPAVALDLLRLALQEDSFPRFWKEVVEQGLLKKQFWPASYLCFRLLGAALPLLSKEQLQLVMQGDLIRHYGEHMVTAKLPSQFKFAPEMNEYVGAFLKGCQDDPERQLALVVGFTSVTNQGLPVVPTFWRVTQFLSLPALKGYVAWLRDMFLQPNLDSLVDFSTNNQKKAQDALFHGPERAVFRLRKWLIFRLVSIVDNLHAEKEETLIEEVARFCFFHSFFETKKPMSQIPETEQHFSHPLDSRTREVVGSAFFSLLQTLSTQFRQAPGQTQDGQPWTYHLVRFADLLLSHSRNVVPLVAFTTQQRQAWDRTLKTLKELEAQSSEAKATAFQHLLLLVGIHLFKSPTESCDLLGDIQTCIKKSLGEKPRRTRSKATNPQEPPWVEVLLEILLALLAQPSHLMRQVARSVFSHICSHLTPRALQLILDVLNPEESQNEDDNVVVTDASERQLLGDAEDESSDDGEDKGNEDSESDEEESSDEESDEEERDGDVDQGFREQLRAVLQAGKALGGADGEDDDELGDEAMMALDKNLASLFAEQKLRIQARRDEKNKLQKEKALRRGFQIRVLDLIEVLVTKQPENPLVLEVLEPLLHVIRRSMRTSSAKQEQDLLHKTARIFMHHLCRSRHYCRNVGDRVETLYAQLERLVQQAGRQAESSVCLYYFNASLYLLRVLKGNTVGKSTCKAQKKEKAATDAGTQPQGPEAASCLDLGLVTPIYSSALSSFLTKRSSPLTAPMFLSLFSRHPMLCKNLLPIVVEHVASHTRPRHQAQACLLLQKTLPTRELRLCFKDPEWEQLLDQILAKVTETLRTLGEAETKSGRQKELSSLELLNVLFRNIHHEKLTMDLTAVLGVLQSQQPRLQQGLQQGAHSAGSSRLYDLYWQAMKFLGVQRPKSEKKDAKEVPKATPSPISMKRKKKGFLPETKKRKKRKSEGATQEEAAKPSAAGGDQPPSTGKRKRKIKHKGPAQSQAQGLPASKSPTPEPPATSPSSPAKTPKPQKKNRKLSQVSRATPVSPESPKEPAAKKRQKNLPQKGVSGKSPQSALPRRKARLSLASRSPSLLQSGVKKKGQLRKAKKL; encoded by the exons ATGGCGGAGACGGAGAGTACGGACGTTGCTGAGCCTCCGGCTCCGGGAGAGGCCCCGAAGAGTGGCGCCCGGCCTGTCGACCGTCATGGCCTGCTCAAGCACAGCCGCGAGTTTTTGGATTTCTTCTGGGACATTGCGAAGCCGCAGCAGGAGATGCGGCTTGAGGCCACGGAGAAGCTGCTGGAGTATCTGCGCGCAAGGCCAGAG GGATCATCCGAGCTGAAGTACTCCCTGAAGCGCCTAATCACTGGGCTCGGGGTCGGACGAGAAACAGCCCGGCCTTGCTACAGTCTGGCCCTGGCGCAG CTGTTACAGGCTTTTGAAGACATCCCCTTGTGCAGCATCCTGCAGCAGATACAAGAGAAATATGACCTGCAGAAGGTTAAGAAG GGGATGGTGAGACCTGCTCTCTTTGGAAACCTGTTTGGGGTGCTAGCCCTCTTTCAGTCAGGCAGGCTGGTGAAG GACTCGGAGGCACTGATGCAGTCGGTGAAGCTGCTGCAAATCCTGGGCCAGCACTACAGCCACTTGCAGGAGCAGCCCCAGAAGGCCCTGGTGGACATCCTCTCGCAG GTCCCAGAGGCCATGTTGCAGGAGGTCCTGCCAAAAGTCCTCAAGCCCGACTTGAATTCAGTACTTGGTTCCCCTGAGCACCTGGAGCTCTTCCTCTTGGCCCAGCAGAAGGTGCCCAAGAAGCTGGAGAAGCTGATGGGACCGGTCAACCTGTTCTCAGATGAGAGCATCCCCAG GCTGGTGACTGTGCTGAAGATGGCGGCCACCTCTGTGAAGAAGGAACGCAAGCTGCCTGCTGTGGCTTTGGACCTGCTCCGCCTGGCGCTCCAGGAAGACAGCTTCCCACGGTTCTGGAAGGAAGTTGTGGAACAAGGGCTCCTGAAGAAGCAGTTCTGGCCGGCCAG CTACCTGTGTTTCCGCCTGCTGGGCGCGGCCCTGCCCCTGCTGTCCAAGGAGCAGCTGCAGCTGGTGATGCAGGGGGACCTGATCCGCCATTACGGGGAGCACATGGTCACTGCTAAG CTCCCGAGCCAGTTCAAGTTTGCTCCAGAGATGAATGAGTACGTGGGGGCCTTCCTGAAGGGCTGCCAGGACGACCCCGAGCGGCAGCTGGCCCTGGTGGTGGGCTTCACGTCCGTCACCAACCAGGGCCTCCCCGTCGTGCCCACCTTCTGGCGGGTCACGCAGTTCCTGAGTCTCCCCGCCCTCAAGGGCTACGTGGCTTGGCTGCGGGACATGTTTCTCCAGCCCAACCTGGACTCCTTGGTGGACTTCAGCACCAACAACCAGAAGAAAGCCCAGGACGCCTTGTTCCACGG GCCGGAGCGAGCCGTGTTCCGGCTACGGAAGTGGCTCATCTTCCGCCTGGTCAGCATCGTGGACAACCTGCACGCGGAGAAGGAGGAGACCTTGATTGAGGAGGTGGCCAG gttttgttttttccactcaTTCTTCGAGACAAAGAAGCCCATGTCCCAGATCCCTGAGACCGAGCAGCACTTCTCTCACCCCCTGGACAGCCGGACCCGGGAGGTGGTGGGCAGTGCCTTCTTCAG CCTGCTGCAGACCCTCAGCACGCAGTTCCGGCAGGCGCCGGGGCAGACGCAGGACGGGCAGCCCTGGACCTACCACCTGGTGCGGTTCGCAGACCTGCTGTTGAGCCACAGCCGCAACGTGGTTCCCCTGGTGGCCTTCACCACGCAGCAGCGCCAGGCCTGGGACCG GACTCTGAAGACTCTGAAAGAACTGGAGGCCCAGTCCTCAGAGGCCAAGGCCACTGCCTTCCAGCACCTGCTACTCCTGGTGGGCATACACCTCTTCAAG TCCCCCACAGAGAGCTGTGACCTCCTGGGCGACATCCAGACCTGCATCAAAAAGAGCCTGGGGGAGAAGCCCCGTCGGACCCGTTCCAAGGCCACCA ACCCGCAGGAGCCGCCGTGGGTGGAAGTGCTGCTGGAGATCCTGCTGGCCCTCTTGGCCCAGCCCAGCCACCTGATGCGCCAGGTGGCCCGAAGTGTGTTCAGCCACATCTGCTCCCACCTGACTCCACGTGCCCTGCAGCTCATCCTGGAT GTGCTAAACCCCGAGGAGAGCCAGAATGAGGACGACAACGTGGTGGTTACAGACGCCTCTGAGCGGCAGTTGCTGGGGGATGCGGAG GATGAGAGCTCGGACGACGGCGAGGACAAGGGCAATGAAGACTCAGAGAGCGACGAGGAGGAGAGCAGTGACGAGGAGAGCGACGAGGAGGAGCGGGACGGGGACGTGGACCAGGGCTTCCGGGAGCAGCTGCGGGCGGTGCTGCAGGCAGGGAAGGCGCTG GGCGGAGCTGACGGCGAGGACGACGACGAGCTGGGGGATGAGGCCATGATGGCCCTGGACAAGAACTTGGCCAGCCTCTTTGCCGAGCAGAAGCTGCGCATCCAGGCCCGGAGGGACGAGAAGAACAAGCTACAGAAGGAGAAGGCACTGCGGCGGGGCTTCCAGATCAGG GTCCTGGACCTGATCGAGGTGCTGGTGACCAAGCAGCCCGAGAACCCCCTGGTCCTGGAGGTGCTCGAGCCGCTGCTGCACGTCATCCGGCGCAGCATGCGCACCAGCAGCGCGAAGCAGGAGCAGGACCTGCTGCACAAGACGGCCCGCATCTTCAT GCACCACCTGTGCCGCTCCCGGCATTACTGCCGCAACGTGGGCGACCGCGTGGAGACTCTGTACGCCCAGCTGGAGCGGCTGGTGCAGCAGGCCGGTCGCCAGGCTGAGTCCTCCGTCTGCCTCTACTACTTCAACGCCTCCCTCTACCTGCTCCGGGTCCTAAAGGGCAACACTGTGGGCAAGTCCACCTGCAAGgcccagaagaaggagaaagcCGCCACTGACGCCGGcacccagccccagggcccagaG GCTGCCAGCTGCTTGGATTTGGGCCTCGTGACCCCGATCTACTCATCGGCACTGAGCTCCTTCCTGACCAAGCGCAGCAGCCCGCTCACGGCTCCCATGTTCCTCAGCCTCTTCTCCCGGCACCCG ATGCTCTGTAAGAACCTGCTCCCCATCGTGGTCGAGCACGTGGCAAGCCACACGCGGCCCCGCCATCAG gCCCAGGCCTGCCTGCTGCTCCAGAAGACCCTGCCCACGCGGGAGCTGAGGCTGTGCTTTAAGGACCCCGAGTGGGAGCAGCTGCTGGACCAGATCCTGGCGAAGGTCACCGAG ACCCTGCGGACGCTGGGTGAGGCCGAGACCAAGTCAGGGCGCCAGAAGGAGCTGTCTTCCTTGGAGCTGCTCAACGTTCTCTTCAGGAACATCCATCACGAG AAGCTGACAATGGACCTGACCGCTGTCCTGGGCGTGCTGCAGAGCCAACAGCCGAGGCTGCAGCAGGGGCTACAGCAGGGGGCGCACTCGGCCGGCTCCAGCCGCCTCTATGATCTCTATTGGCAGGCCATGAAGTTCCTCGGAGTCCA GCGTCCCAAGTCAGAGAAGAAGgatgccaaggaagtccctaaggCCACGCCGAGCCCCATTAGCATGAAGCGGAAGAAAAAGGGGTTCTTGCCAGAGACCAAGAAGCGTAAGAAACGCAAGTCCGAGGGCGCCACGCAGGAGGAGGCAGCCAAGCCCTCAGCCGCCGGTGGGGACCAGCCCCCCAGCACTggcaagaggaagaggaagatcaAGCACAAGGGCCCAGCCCAGTCCCAGGCGCAGGGGCTGCCTGCTTCCAAGAGTCCAACCCCAGAGCCCCCTGCCACGAGCCCCAGCAGCCCCGCCAAGACCCCAAAGCCGCAGAAGAAAAATCGGAAGCTGTCCCAGGTGAGCAGGGCCACCCCCGTGTCTCCTGAGTCCCCCAAGGAGCCTGCTGCCAAAAAGCGTCAGAAGAATCTGCCCCAAAAGGGGGTTTCAGGCAAGTCGCCGCAGTCCGCACTGCCTCGGAGAAAGGCCAGGTTGTCTTTGGCCAGCAGGAGCCCCAGCCTCCTCCAGAGCGGGGTCAAGAAGAAGGGGCAGCTGAGGAAGGCGAAAAAGCTGTGA